From Anas acuta chromosome 11, bAnaAcu1.1, whole genome shotgun sequence, the proteins below share one genomic window:
- the CAV3 gene encoding caveolin-3 — MAEEQSELDERIIIKDQHTKEIDLVNRDPKRINEDVVKVDFEDVIAEPVGTYSFDGVWKTSYTTFTVSKYWCYRLLSAILGIPLAVVWGFLFALISFCHIWAVVPCIKSYLIEIQCVSRIYSLCIHTFCDPLFEALSKICSNIRVALRKET, encoded by the exons atggcagaggagcagagcgAGCTGGACGAGAGGATCATCATCAAGGACCAACACACCAAGGAGATCGACCTGGTGAACAGAGACCCGAAGCGGATAAATGAAGACGTTGTGAAG GTGGATTTTGAAGATGTGATAGCTGAGCCAGTGGGAACGTACAGCTTTGACGGTGTCTGGAAAACCAGCTACACCACCTTCACCGTCAGCAAGTACTGGTGCTACCGCCTGCTTTCTGCCATCCTGGGAATCCCCCTGGCCGTGGTCTGGGGCTTCCTCTTTGCCCTCATCTCCTTCTGCCACATCTGGGCGGTGGTGCCGTGCATCAAGAGCTACCTGATCGAGATCCAGTGCGTCAGCCGCATCTACTCCCTCTGCATCCACACCTTCTGCGACCCGCTCTTCGAGGCGCTCTCCAAGATCTGCAGCAACATCAGAGTTGCTCTGCGGAAGGAAACCTAG